One Cicer arietinum cultivar CDC Frontier isolate Library 1 chromosome 8, Cicar.CDCFrontier_v2.0, whole genome shotgun sequence DNA segment encodes these proteins:
- the LOC101502416 gene encoding mitogen-activated protein kinase kinase kinase 20-like gives MNWVRGPSLGSGTFATVDLAIHTQHSVNFPSLTAVKSAYAYNSYYLLNEKHILDRLGSSPFIVKCFGHDQTLENGVKFYNIFLEYAAGGTLSDQLKNHGGKFPETLVRRYTKSIVKGLKHIHENGFVHCDLKLQNILVFDDDNIKISDFGLSKAKGLKLCENWECRGTPMFMSPESVNDNVYESPTDIWALGCTVVEMVTGKSAWNVGDNDNIWSLFVRIGIGEELPLIPNELSDEGKDFLEKCFVKDHLKRWNAEMLLKHPFIFEDDETISSSSSDSGESDDEIIFTISDNQLRFSFNGLFQF, from the coding sequence ATGAACTGGGTTCGCGGTCCCTCACTAGGCAGTGGAACCTTTGCCACCGTCGACTTAGCTATACACACACAACACTCCGTTAACTTTCCGTCTCTTACCGCCGTCAAATCCGCTTATGCTTACAATTCTTATTATCTCCTAAACGAGAAACATATACTCGATCGTTTAGGATCTTCCCCATTTATTGTCAAGTGTTTTGGCCACGATCAAACTCTTGAAAACGgcgtaaaattttataatatttttctagaGTATGCCGCCGGTGGAACACTCTCCGATCAGCTCAAGAATCACGGCGGTAAGTTCCCCGAAACTCTCGTTCGCCGTTACACCAAGTCTATTGTCAAAGGACTTAAACACATTCACGAAAATGGTTTTGTTCATTGCGACTTGAAGCTACAAAACATTCTTGTATTCGACGATGACAACATTAAAATTTCGGATTTTGGTCTTTCAAAAGCGAAAGGATTAAAACTTTGTGAAAACTGGGAGTGCAGAGGAACTCCTATGTTTATGTCACCAGAATCAGTGAACGATAATGTGTATGAGTCTCCGACTGATATCTGGGCACTTGGCTGCACCGTCGTTGAGATGGTTACCGGAAAATCAGCATGGAATGTGGGTGATAATGATAATATTTGGTCGTTGTTTGTTCGAATTGGGATTGGAGAAGAATTGCCGTTGATTCCGAATGAATTATCAGATGAAGGAAAAGATTTTCTTGAAAAGTGTTTTGTTAAGGATCATTTAAAAAGATGGAATGCTGAAATGCTTTTGAAACATCCTTTTATTTTCGAGGATGATGAAACTATTTCATCGTCATCGTCTGATAGTGGCGAGTCTGACGATGAAATTATTTTCACCATCTCGGATAACCAACTTCGATTTTCTTTCAATGGGCTTTTTCAGTTTTAA
- the LOC101490551 gene encoding protein RALF-like 34 translates to MASSTLLKLILTFLVCFFLSLNKRVDAQIEETTLNLMSDSLEFPTTMSLYDEEDMDGGDLSRRSLFWSRVKYYISYGALSANRIPCPPRSGRSYYTHNCYKARGPVHPYSRGCSVITRCRR, encoded by the coding sequence ATGGCTTCCTCTACTCTTCTCAAGCTCATTCTCACATTTCTAGTATGTTTCTTTCTTAGTCTCAACAAGCGCGTGGATGCACAGATCGAAGAAACAACCTTGAATCTCATGTCTGATAGTTTAGAATTTCCAACTACAATGTCACTTTACGATGAAGAAGACATGGACGGTGGTGATTTGAGTAGAAGATCCTTATTCTGGAGTAGAGTGAAGTACTACATATCTTACGGTGCACTCTCTGCTAACAGAATCCCGTGTCCACCACGTTCTGGAAGATCTTATTATACTCACAACTGTTACAAAGCTAGAGGACCTGTTCATCCTTACTCTAGAGGATGTTCTGTTATCACGCGCTGCAGGAGATGA